Proteins encoded within one genomic window of Zestosphaera sp.:
- a CDS encoding FAD-dependent oxidoreductase: MSLRLEMPRRARQTESYDVVVVGAGPAGLSAALYSARLGLKTACVSEDVGGTLNEAGEIDDYLGFQSTLGPDLAKRFEEHVRKYGVPIFRELVVDVVRERGSFKVVTRSGSVFTAKAVILAVGSKRRRLGVPGEAEFANKGVSYCAPCDAPLFKGKVVAVVGGGNAALQSALLLTSYAAKIYLIHRRGSFRAYDTYIRSVTTNPKIELVMNSVVEEIGGDRSVKWVRVKDVITGESRKLDVEGVLVEVGSEPPKAFLSKAGVELDEHGYVIVEPGQRTSVEGLFAAGDCTGGPHKKKFDQIITAAAEGALAALSAYEYLIKAKLDEERGY, translated from the coding sequence GTGAGCCTAAGACTGGAAATGCCTAGAAGAGCGCGGCAGACTGAATCATATGATGTGGTCGTGGTAGGTGCCGGTCCTGCAGGACTCTCAGCAGCTCTGTACTCTGCTAGATTAGGTCTTAAGACTGCGTGTGTGAGCGAGGATGTTGGCGGCACCCTGAATGAGGCCGGCGAAATCGACGATTACCTGGGTTTTCAGAGCACTCTAGGACCCGACCTCGCTAAGAGGTTTGAGGAGCATGTAAGGAAGTATGGGGTGCCTATCTTCAGGGAGTTAGTGGTTGATGTGGTGAGGGAGAGAGGCTCCTTTAAAGTGGTAACGAGATCCGGTAGCGTCTTCACGGCCAAGGCCGTGATACTTGCCGTAGGGAGTAAGAGGAGGAGGTTAGGTGTTCCAGGCGAGGCTGAGTTCGCCAATAAGGGGGTTTCATACTGCGCGCCCTGCGACGCCCCCCTATTCAAGGGTAAAGTGGTTGCTGTGGTCGGAGGGGGTAACGCAGCCCTCCAGTCAGCGCTTCTCCTAACCTCGTATGCCGCTAAGATCTACCTGATACACAGAAGAGGAAGTTTCAGGGCGTATGACACATATATCAGGTCAGTTACCACTAACCCGAAGATAGAACTCGTGATGAACTCGGTCGTGGAGGAGATAGGGGGAGATAGGTCGGTCAAGTGGGTCAGGGTGAAGGATGTGATCACAGGCGAGAGCAGGAAGTTGGACGTCGAGGGAGTTTTAGTGGAGGTAGGTTCTGAGCCCCCTAAAGCTTTCCTGAGTAAAGCGGGCGTGGAGTTAGATGAACACGGGTATGTGATAGTGGAGCCTGGACAGAGGACCAGCGTGGAGGGGCTCTTCGCAGCCGGCGACTGCACTGGAGGCCCTCACAAGAAGAAGTTCGACCAGATAATAACGGCCGCTGCTGAGGGTGCGCTAGCCGCCCTCTCAGCATATGAGTACCTCATTAAGGCAAAGCTTGATGAAGAACGTGGCTACTGA
- the rpiA gene encoding ribose 5-phosphate isomerase A: MRVAHFVEDFHRARLAAVKEALKFLNGRRVIGLGTGSTAELLIKEAHATGLLDGKELVASSMETVEILTRLGYKVFDILSVDSLELYLDSADEVDGQGRMVKGGGAALTMEKLLARHAELRVFVVDEFKVVDRLGVRRSIPIEVVPGSLRMVLKDLARLGLMVSVRKGTGKRGPVVSDVGGIILDSFPPPDMSLEGFERLVKGLTGVIETGLFLSEADVVIVGFNNGSVRYLKGLPPN; this comes from the coding sequence GTGAGGGTGGCTCACTTCGTGGAGGACTTCCACAGAGCTCGGTTGGCGGCAGTTAAGGAGGCTCTCAAATTCCTTAACGGTAGAAGGGTTATAGGTTTGGGAACCGGTAGCACTGCCGAACTCCTCATCAAGGAGGCGCACGCCACAGGTTTGCTAGACGGTAAGGAGTTGGTGGCGTCATCTATGGAGACTGTGGAGATTCTGACTAGGTTAGGATATAAGGTCTTTGACATCCTCTCTGTTGACAGTCTGGAGCTTTACCTCGACTCAGCCGACGAGGTTGACGGGCAGGGGAGGATGGTGAAGGGGGGTGGGGCCGCGTTAACCATGGAGAAGCTCCTCGCAAGGCATGCTGAGTTGAGGGTCTTCGTAGTCGACGAATTCAAGGTGGTTGATAGGTTAGGTGTAAGGCGCTCCATACCCATAGAGGTTGTTCCCGGCTCACTAAGAATGGTTCTCAAAGACCTTGCAAGACTGGGTTTGATGGTGAGCGTCAGGAAAGGCACTGGTAAAAGAGGTCCAGTGGTGAGTGACGTTGGGGGAATTATCCTCGACTCTTTCCCACCGCCCGATATGAGTCTTGAGGGATTTGAGAGGCTTGTGAAGGGTTTAACAGGAGTCATAGAGACAGGGTTATTCCTCAGCGAGGCCGACGTGGTAATAGTCGGGTTTAACAACGGCAGTGTCAGATATTTGAAGGGCCTCCCACCGAATTAG
- a CDS encoding 5'-nucleotidase, producing MPVEVYDKNKFIEISSRAEVCRIVKKEKENIAKVKARTKRYLYTIKIPINELDGFLKQLKCKEIVEVGKSSRS from the coding sequence GTGCCTGTTGAAGTATACGATAAGAACAAGTTCATAGAGATATCGTCAAGGGCTGAGGTATGTAGGATAGTTAAGAAAGAGAAGGAAAACATAGCTAAAGTTAAAGCTAGGACCAAGAGATATCTCTACACAATAAAAATACCGATTAACGAACTGGACGGATTTCTAAAGCAACTGAAGTGTAAGGAGATAGTGGAGGTGGGCAAGTCCTCCAGGAGTTAA
- the yjjX gene encoding inosine/xanthosine triphosphatase: protein MRVCAGTRNPSKLEGIRRAFSKAFGDTCLEVVSVDYVGGSPQPVGLSEVLNGALRRARNPPNSSECDFRVGVEAGIIELTPKMYLDVQAAAVEDRNGFLSVGLSPAFQVPQSLIRLVFEGEARELEEAVELVYGIPSIGEREGVIHLLSGGLFDRTYLTEIAVLMALLPWINERAYGRRSVT from the coding sequence GTGAGGGTCTGCGCTGGAACTAGGAACCCCTCAAAACTGGAGGGGATACGTAGAGCGTTCAGCAAGGCCTTCGGGGATACATGTTTAGAAGTGGTCAGCGTAGATTATGTGGGCGGGAGTCCGCAACCGGTGGGCCTCAGCGAGGTGCTTAACGGGGCCCTACGGAGGGCTAGAAACCCCCCAAACTCCAGCGAATGTGATTTCCGAGTGGGGGTTGAAGCCGGGATCATTGAGTTAACACCTAAGATGTACCTCGATGTTCAGGCGGCAGCGGTAGAGGATCGTAACGGATTCCTCTCCGTAGGCCTCTCACCAGCTTTTCAAGTGCCTCAGAGTTTAATTCGGCTAGTCTTTGAAGGTGAAGCACGCGAGTTGGAGGAGGCCGTTGAGCTCGTCTACGGCATACCCAGCATAGGGGAGCGTGAAGGCGTTATACACCTCCTGTCGGGGGGACTGTTTGACAGGACCTACCTAACGGAGATAGCTGTTTTAATGGCCCTACTCCCGTGGATTAACGAGCGCGCGTACGGAAGGCGATCAGTCACGTGA
- a CDS encoding PAC2 family protein, protein MRILKEFESKGKHVLIGLPGMGRVGYASVNYILEKVDGDLVAELYSTTFPSQLMVSKRGLSTLFVGRLYDAGDFLMFTSDTQPQSSEGQHELCMELLDHLVSKGRPESIVAAAAYVVPEFSDSRKVFIAGNDEELIQRLSRLGGSVLEDGVITGVNGVVVGWASYYDVKSVVALGETWSAIVEFNEVDYRAVKSVVDLLRNYLGLRLNTEDLIAQAELVESRIQAAITQVSKLMGRGAERRESREIM, encoded by the coding sequence AGGGAAAGCACGTCCTCATAGGATTGCCTGGGATGGGCAGGGTGGGTTACGCGTCCGTCAATTACATACTGGAGAAGGTTGACGGGGACTTAGTGGCTGAGCTCTACTCGACGACATTCCCGTCGCAACTGATGGTCAGTAAGCGAGGGCTCTCAACGCTTTTCGTCGGGCGGCTCTACGACGCAGGCGATTTCCTGATGTTCACCAGTGACACACAGCCCCAGAGCTCGGAGGGTCAGCATGAACTCTGCATGGAGTTGCTGGATCACTTAGTCAGTAAGGGGCGACCGGAGTCGATAGTAGCTGCGGCTGCCTACGTAGTTCCTGAATTCAGTGACTCACGGAAGGTCTTCATAGCGGGCAATGATGAGGAGCTCATCCAGAGGCTAAGCAGGTTGGGCGGCAGCGTCCTCGAGGACGGCGTCATTACAGGGGTCAATGGAGTTGTGGTGGGCTGGGCTTCGTACTACGATGTTAAAAGCGTGGTCGCGCTCGGCGAGACCTGGTCTGCTATAGTGGAGTTCAACGAGGTTGATTATAGGGCTGTCAAGTCTGTTGTGGACCTGCTTAGAAACTACCTCGGGTTAAGACTAAATACAGAGGACTTAATAGCTCAGGCCGAGCTTGTGGAGTCCAGAATACAGGCAGCTATAACGCAGGTGAGTAAGCTCATGGGCCGGGGGGCCGAGAGGAGGGAGTCTAGGGAAATAATGTAA